In the genome of Calliopsis andreniformis isolate RMS-2024a chromosome 10, iyCalAndr_principal, whole genome shotgun sequence, one region contains:
- the Hdac4 gene encoding histone deacetylase 4 isoform X14 yields the protein MEEGTLLSKSVQPQFSKRGNDIEYLMEDVGYRSVDIASAFTHLPHKEMARDTPGSPMSRPRDLVGGVGGAAATLTSSAYHAASSDPTTLHGHALQQKILELWEQQKQLEEQRREKERIEALRKKDKHDHSAIASTEVKQRLQSFLVNKKQREAAAAANGAVPGTPGYRSWLQPQSDSAGTANASHPYRMPQVLQEKFADDFPLRKTASEPNLLKVRLKQRVERNMAASRNSPLMARRKDRLLSHLKRKSQLANTSSNPESGPNSPPTVNNSQASPTAGSNAAAIQEEAENTVYGGGLTSGSQQGSLSDLSLFSSPSMPNISLGRPHVPSSTGTTGTKLATVSEAEVRAAFTARLGMPLTGQMLPGTLPFYPSLTVIEGEPPATGYVHKQMANLEHPSVTNRQQHPSVYHGAGAPAPITDAQVAHARLQKAGHRPLGSRTQSAPLPLGHPMLQGGIIAPQTHYEEYLAEKQLHDQQQAHNYLKQQIRQTVLTRVGSRGQANQLDEAPETEESEVIDLTGGKKDLSEESEISKQQRDREQFLQQQRDLMMRHTLQVSNESTAYSGTGRSSQPCARPLSRALSSPLVHLGPQATGAGELFARSSSHRPTTGLAYDPLMLKHACVCGETVRGHPEHGGRLQSVWARLSETGLLQRCDRIRSRKATLEEIQTCHSEAHALLFGTNPMNRQKLDVSKLSQLPIKSFVRLPCGGVGVDSDTTWNELNTAPAARMAVGCVVDLALKTAMGDIKNGFAVVRPPGHHAETNQAMGFCFFNSVAIAARLLQQKLDVRKILILDWDVHHGNGTQQMFYDDPRVLYLSIHRHDEGNFFPGTGGPTECGAGEGLGYNVNVAWSGGLNPPMGDAEYLAAFRTIVMPIAKAFDPNIVLVSAGFDAAIGHPAPLGGYKVSPACFGKMTQQLLSLADGKVVLALEGGYDLAAICDSAQECVRALLGDEPSQLRDEELTRAPCQNAIDTLQKTIAVQMSHWPCVKLNAHTVPMSAIEAGQKERDESDTVSAMASLSMQQPTNLTTTPEHSREVSEEPMEQDDAK from the exons ATGGAAGAAGGTACACTGTTGAGCAAAAGTGTGCAACCACAGTTTAGTAAAAGGGGAAACGATATAGAATATTTAATGG AAGACGTGGGCTACAGAAGCGTCGACATCGCGTCCGCGTTTACGCATTTACCGCATAAAG aaatggccagggACACACCAGGCTCCCCGATGTCTAGGCCGAGGGACTTGGTCGGCGGTGTTGGCGGTGCTGCGGCCACCTTGACATCCAGCGCGTACCATGCCGCCTCCAGCGATCCAACCACCCTTCACGGTCACGCGCTGCAGCAAAAGATACTCGAG CTCTGGGAGCAGCAGAAGCAGCTGGAGGAGCAGAGGAGGGAGAAGGAGAGGATCGAGGCTCTCAGGAAGAAAGACAAGCACGATCACAGCGCGATCGCGTCGACGGAGGTCAAGCAACGGCTTCAG AGCTTCCTCGTGAATAAGAAGCAAAGGGAGGCTGCTGCCGCGGCGAATGGAGCCGTGCCTGGCACACCTGGATACAGAAGCTG GTTGCAACCGCAATCGGACTCAGCAGGCACCGCGAACGCTTCGCATCCCTACAGGATGCCGCAGGTGTTGCAGGAAAAGTTCGCCGACGATTTCCCCCTTCGAAAAACAG CCTCGGAGCCGAACCTGCTGAAGGTGCGACTTAAGCAACGCGTGGAGAGGAACATGGCCGCGTCGAGAAACTCACCCCTGATGGCACGCCGGAAGGATCGCCTGCTGTCGCACCTCAAGCGGAAATCTCAGCTAGCAA ATACTAGCAGCAATCCGGAGTCTGGGCCTAATTCCCCGCCGACTGTTAACAACTCCCAGGCGAGCCCCACGGCGGGAAGCAACGCAGCGGCGATCCAGGAA GAGGCGGAGAATACTGTGTATGGCGGTGGTTTGACCAGTGGCAGTCAGCAAGGCAGTCTGTCGGACCTATCGCTGTTCAGTTCGCCGTCTATGCCCAACATCTCTTTGGGTAGACCTCATGTTCCATCTAGTACTGGCACG ACTGGGACGAAGCTGGCGACGGTCTCCGAGGCAGAGGTGCGTGCAGCGTTCACAGCGCGCCTGGGCATGCCGCTGACAGGCCAAATGCTGCCTGGTACCCTCCCCTTCTACCCATCCTTGACGGTGATAGAGGGCGAGCCCCCTGCGACTGGCTACGTGCACAAGCAGATGGCGAACCTGGAGCATCCATCAGTGACGAATCGACAACAGCATCCGTCGGTGTACCACGGCGCGGGGGCACCTGCGCCCATCACGGACGCGCAGGTAGCTCACGCGAGGCTGCAAAAGGCTGGTCACCGGCCTTTAGGTA GCAGGACGCAGTCTGCACCCTTACCGCTGGGCCACCCCATGCTGCAGGGCGGCATAATCGCCCCGCAGACCCACTACGAAGAGTACCTGGCCGAGAAGCAGTTGCACGACCAGCAACAAGCGCACAACTACTTGAAGCAGCAGATTCGGCAGACCGTGTTGACGCGGGTCGGGTCAAGGGGTCAGGCGAACCAGCTGGACGAGGCGCCGGAGACGGAGGAGTCCGAGGTGATAGATTTAACTGGAGGGAAGAAGGATCTGTCGGAGGAGAGCGAGATTTCGAAGCAGCAGAGGGATCGAGAACAGTTCCTCCAGCAACAGAGGGATCTGATGATGAGACACACTCTGCAAGTCTCGAACGAGTCGACGGCCTACAGCGGGACTGGCAGGAGCAGCCAGCCGTGCGCGAGACCCCTGTCCAGGGCGCTTTCGAGTCCCTTGGTTCACTTGG GTCCTCAAGCAACTGGCGCTGGCGAGCTGTTTGCTCGATCCTCTTCCCATCGACCCACCACGGGCCTGGCCTACGACCCACTGATGCTGAAGCACGCATGCGTCTGCGGCGAGACGGTTCGGGGTCACCCCGAGCACGGCGGCAGGTTGCAAAGCGTCTGGGCTCGGCTATCAGAGACAGGGTTACTTCAGAGATGCGATCGCATACGGTCGCGTAAGGCGACGCTGGAGGAGATACAGACGTGTCACAGCGAAGCGCACGCTCTTCTTTTCG GGACGAATCCGATGAACCGACAAAAGTTGGACGTGTCGAAGCTCTCTCAACTTCCCATCAAGAGTTTCGTTCGGCTACCCTGCGGCGGAGTTGGCGTCGATTCCGACACGACGTGGAACGAACTGAACACAGCGCCGGCCGCTAGAATGGCTGTGGGCTGCGTGGTCGATCTGGCCCTTAAAACCGCGATGGGGGACATTAAGAACGGGTTCGCCGTCGTGCGGCCACCTGGGCACCACGCGGAGACCAATCAGGCGATGGGTTTCTGCTTCTTCAACTCGGTGGCGATCGCTGCGCGATTGCTCCAGCAGAAGCTCGACGTTCGGAAAATCTTGATCTTGGATTGG GACGTCCACCATGGGAACGGGACGCAGCAGATGTTCTACGACGACCCGCGAGTGTTGTACCTGTCGATACACAGGCACGACGAAGGTAACTTCTTTCCAGGAACTGGTGGTCCGACCGAGTGTGGCGCTGGGGAGGGTCTGGGCTACAATGTGAACGTAGCTTGGTCTGGTGGACTGAACCCGCCAATGGGCGACGCTGAATACCTCGCGGCCTTTCGTACCATCGTGATGCCCATCGCCAAAGCGTTCGATCCCAATATCGTCCTGGTCTCAGCGGGATTCGACGCTGCCATCGGTCATCCTGCTCCCCTCGGCGGATACAAAGTCAGTCCTGCCTGTTTTGGAAAGATGACTCAGCAGCTGCTTAGCCTCGCTGATGGGAAGGTCGTGTTAGCTCTTGAAGGCGGCTACGATCTTGCCGCGATATGCGACTCTGCGCAGGAATGCGTTCGTGCTTTGCTTGGGGACGAGCCCAGCCAGCTTCGCGATGAGGAATTGACTAGGGCCCCTTGCCAGAACGCCATCGACACGCTGCAGAAGACTATTGCTGTTCAG ATGTCGCACTGGCCTTGCGTCAAGCTGAACGCCCACACGGTGCCGATGAGCGCAATAGAAGCTGGGCAAAAGGAGCGTGATGAGTCGGATACGGTATCCGCGATGGCCTCTCTTTCGATGCAACAGCCTACCAATTTAAC GACTACCCCAGAACATTCCCGAGAAGTTTCCGAGGAGCCCATGGAACAAGACGACGCCAAATGA
- the Hdac4 gene encoding histone deacetylase 4 isoform X7: protein MEEGTLLSKSVQPQFSKRGNDIEYLMEDVGYRSVDIASAFTHLPHKEMARDTPGSPMSRPRDLVGGVGGAAATLTSSAYHAASSDPTTLHGHALQQKILELQQHHQLQQQILRQQYQAQERQLAELHEQQMHQLKLWEQQKQLEEQRREKERIEALRKKDKHDHSAIASTEVKQRLQSFLVNKKQREAAAAANGAVPGTPGYRSWLQPQSDSAGTANASHPYRMPQVLQEKFADDFPLRKTASEPNLLKVRLKQRVERNMAASRNSPLMARRKDRLLSHLKRKSQLANTSSNPESGPNSPPTVNNSQASPTAGSNAAAIQEEAENTVYGGGLTSGSQQGSLSDLSLFSSPSMPNISLGRPHVPSSTGTTGTKLATVSEAEVRAAFTARLGMPLTGQMLPGTLPFYPSLTVIEGEPPATGYVHKQMANLEHPSVTNRQQHPSVYHGAGAPAPITDAQVAHARLQKAGHRPLGSRTQSAPLPLGHPMLQGGIIAPQTHYEEYLAEKQLHDQQQAHNYLKQQIRQTVLTRVGSRGQANQLDEAPETEESEVIDLTGGKKDLSEESEISKQQRDREQFLQQQRDLMMRHTLQVSNESTAYSGTGRSSQPCARPLSRALSSPLVHLGPQATGAGELFARSSSHRPTTGLAYDPLMLKHACVCGETVRGHPEHGGRLQSVWARLSETGLLQRCDRIRSRKATLEEIQTCHSEAHALLFGTNPMNRQKLDVSKLSQLPIKSFVRLPCGGVGVDSDTTWNELNTAPAARMAVGCVVDLALKTAMGDIKNGFAVVRPPGHHAETNQAMGFCFFNSVAIAARLLQQKLDVRKILILDWDVHHGNGTQQMFYDDPRVLYLSIHRHDEGNFFPGTGGPTECGAGEGLGYNVNVAWSGGLNPPMGDAEYLAAFRTIVMPIAKAFDPNIVLVSAGFDAAIGHPAPLGGYKVSPACFGKMTQQLLSLADGKVVLALEGGYDLAAICDSAQECVRALLGDEPSQLRDEELTRAPCQNAIDTLQKTIAVQMSHWPCVKLNAHTVPMSAIEAGQKERDESDTVSAMASLSMQQPTNLTTTPEHSREVSEEPMEQDDAK from the exons ATGGAAGAAGGTACACTGTTGAGCAAAAGTGTGCAACCACAGTTTAGTAAAAGGGGAAACGATATAGAATATTTAATGG AAGACGTGGGCTACAGAAGCGTCGACATCGCGTCCGCGTTTACGCATTTACCGCATAAAG aaatggccagggACACACCAGGCTCCCCGATGTCTAGGCCGAGGGACTTGGTCGGCGGTGTTGGCGGTGCTGCGGCCACCTTGACATCCAGCGCGTACCATGCCGCCTCCAGCGATCCAACCACCCTTCACGGTCACGCGCTGCAGCAAAAGATACTCGAG TTGCAACAGCACCACCAGCTACAGCAGCAGATCCTGCGGCAACAGTACCAGGCGCAGGAGCGACAGCTGGCGGAGCTGCACGAGCAGCAGATGCATCAGCTGAAG CTCTGGGAGCAGCAGAAGCAGCTGGAGGAGCAGAGGAGGGAGAAGGAGAGGATCGAGGCTCTCAGGAAGAAAGACAAGCACGATCACAGCGCGATCGCGTCGACGGAGGTCAAGCAACGGCTTCAG AGCTTCCTCGTGAATAAGAAGCAAAGGGAGGCTGCTGCCGCGGCGAATGGAGCCGTGCCTGGCACACCTGGATACAGAAGCTG GTTGCAACCGCAATCGGACTCAGCAGGCACCGCGAACGCTTCGCATCCCTACAGGATGCCGCAGGTGTTGCAGGAAAAGTTCGCCGACGATTTCCCCCTTCGAAAAACAG CCTCGGAGCCGAACCTGCTGAAGGTGCGACTTAAGCAACGCGTGGAGAGGAACATGGCCGCGTCGAGAAACTCACCCCTGATGGCACGCCGGAAGGATCGCCTGCTGTCGCACCTCAAGCGGAAATCTCAGCTAGCAA ATACTAGCAGCAATCCGGAGTCTGGGCCTAATTCCCCGCCGACTGTTAACAACTCCCAGGCGAGCCCCACGGCGGGAAGCAACGCAGCGGCGATCCAGGAA GAGGCGGAGAATACTGTGTATGGCGGTGGTTTGACCAGTGGCAGTCAGCAAGGCAGTCTGTCGGACCTATCGCTGTTCAGTTCGCCGTCTATGCCCAACATCTCTTTGGGTAGACCTCATGTTCCATCTAGTACTGGCACG ACTGGGACGAAGCTGGCGACGGTCTCCGAGGCAGAGGTGCGTGCAGCGTTCACAGCGCGCCTGGGCATGCCGCTGACAGGCCAAATGCTGCCTGGTACCCTCCCCTTCTACCCATCCTTGACGGTGATAGAGGGCGAGCCCCCTGCGACTGGCTACGTGCACAAGCAGATGGCGAACCTGGAGCATCCATCAGTGACGAATCGACAACAGCATCCGTCGGTGTACCACGGCGCGGGGGCACCTGCGCCCATCACGGACGCGCAGGTAGCTCACGCGAGGCTGCAAAAGGCTGGTCACCGGCCTTTAGGTA GCAGGACGCAGTCTGCACCCTTACCGCTGGGCCACCCCATGCTGCAGGGCGGCATAATCGCCCCGCAGACCCACTACGAAGAGTACCTGGCCGAGAAGCAGTTGCACGACCAGCAACAAGCGCACAACTACTTGAAGCAGCAGATTCGGCAGACCGTGTTGACGCGGGTCGGGTCAAGGGGTCAGGCGAACCAGCTGGACGAGGCGCCGGAGACGGAGGAGTCCGAGGTGATAGATTTAACTGGAGGGAAGAAGGATCTGTCGGAGGAGAGCGAGATTTCGAAGCAGCAGAGGGATCGAGAACAGTTCCTCCAGCAACAGAGGGATCTGATGATGAGACACACTCTGCAAGTCTCGAACGAGTCGACGGCCTACAGCGGGACTGGCAGGAGCAGCCAGCCGTGCGCGAGACCCCTGTCCAGGGCGCTTTCGAGTCCCTTGGTTCACTTGG GTCCTCAAGCAACTGGCGCTGGCGAGCTGTTTGCTCGATCCTCTTCCCATCGACCCACCACGGGCCTGGCCTACGACCCACTGATGCTGAAGCACGCATGCGTCTGCGGCGAGACGGTTCGGGGTCACCCCGAGCACGGCGGCAGGTTGCAAAGCGTCTGGGCTCGGCTATCAGAGACAGGGTTACTTCAGAGATGCGATCGCATACGGTCGCGTAAGGCGACGCTGGAGGAGATACAGACGTGTCACAGCGAAGCGCACGCTCTTCTTTTCG GGACGAATCCGATGAACCGACAAAAGTTGGACGTGTCGAAGCTCTCTCAACTTCCCATCAAGAGTTTCGTTCGGCTACCCTGCGGCGGAGTTGGCGTCGATTCCGACACGACGTGGAACGAACTGAACACAGCGCCGGCCGCTAGAATGGCTGTGGGCTGCGTGGTCGATCTGGCCCTTAAAACCGCGATGGGGGACATTAAGAACGGGTTCGCCGTCGTGCGGCCACCTGGGCACCACGCGGAGACCAATCAGGCGATGGGTTTCTGCTTCTTCAACTCGGTGGCGATCGCTGCGCGATTGCTCCAGCAGAAGCTCGACGTTCGGAAAATCTTGATCTTGGATTGG GACGTCCACCATGGGAACGGGACGCAGCAGATGTTCTACGACGACCCGCGAGTGTTGTACCTGTCGATACACAGGCACGACGAAGGTAACTTCTTTCCAGGAACTGGTGGTCCGACCGAGTGTGGCGCTGGGGAGGGTCTGGGCTACAATGTGAACGTAGCTTGGTCTGGTGGACTGAACCCGCCAATGGGCGACGCTGAATACCTCGCGGCCTTTCGTACCATCGTGATGCCCATCGCCAAAGCGTTCGATCCCAATATCGTCCTGGTCTCAGCGGGATTCGACGCTGCCATCGGTCATCCTGCTCCCCTCGGCGGATACAAAGTCAGTCCTGCCTGTTTTGGAAAGATGACTCAGCAGCTGCTTAGCCTCGCTGATGGGAAGGTCGTGTTAGCTCTTGAAGGCGGCTACGATCTTGCCGCGATATGCGACTCTGCGCAGGAATGCGTTCGTGCTTTGCTTGGGGACGAGCCCAGCCAGCTTCGCGATGAGGAATTGACTAGGGCCCCTTGCCAGAACGCCATCGACACGCTGCAGAAGACTATTGCTGTTCAG ATGTCGCACTGGCCTTGCGTCAAGCTGAACGCCCACACGGTGCCGATGAGCGCAATAGAAGCTGGGCAAAAGGAGCGTGATGAGTCGGATACGGTATCCGCGATGGCCTCTCTTTCGATGCAACAGCCTACCAATTTAAC GACTACCCCAGAACATTCCCGAGAAGTTTCCGAGGAGCCCATGGAACAAGACGACGCCAAATGA
- the Hdac4 gene encoding histone deacetylase 4 isoform X2, with protein sequence MQGTVNVGENRMSSEQPRASAVATKEDVGYRSVDIASAFTHLPHKEMARDTPGSPMSRPRDLVGGVGGAAATLTSSAYHAASSDPTTLHGHALQQKILETRALRNEIRSGSIDSRRIGAERAVAPGDQPGSRPRTMDMCFQLQQHHQLQQQILRQQYQAQERQLAELHEQQMHQLKLWEQQKQLEEQRREKERIEALRKKDKHDHSAIASTEVKQRLQSFLVNKKQREAAAAANGAVPGTPGYRSWLQPQSDSAGTANASHPYRMPQVLQEKFADDFPLRKTASEPNLLKVRLKQRVERNMAASRNSPLMARRKDRLLSHLKRKSQLANTSSNPESGPNSPPTVNNSQASPTAGSNAAAIQEEAENTVYGGGLTSGSQQGSLSDLSLFSSPSMPNISLGRPHVPSSTGTTGTKLATVSEAEVRAAFTARLGMPLTGQMLPGTLPFYPSLTVIEGEPPATGYVHKQMANLEHPSVTNRQQHPSVYHGAGAPAPITDAQVAHARLQKAGHRPLGSRTQSAPLPLGHPMLQGGIIAPQTHYEEYLAEKQLHDQQQAHNYLKQQIRQTVLTRVGSRGQANQLDEAPETEESEVIDLTGGKKDLSEESEISKQQRDREQFLQQQRDLMMRHTLQVSNESTAYSGTGRSSQPCARPLSRALSSPLVHLGPQATGAGELFARSSSHRPTTGLAYDPLMLKHACVCGETVRGHPEHGGRLQSVWARLSETGLLQRCDRIRSRKATLEEIQTCHSEAHALLFGTNPMNRQKLDVSKLSQLPIKSFVRLPCGGVGVDSDTTWNELNTAPAARMAVGCVVDLALKTAMGDIKNGFAVVRPPGHHAETNQAMGFCFFNSVAIAARLLQQKLDVRKILILDWDVHHGNGTQQMFYDDPRVLYLSIHRHDEGNFFPGTGGPTECGAGEGLGYNVNVAWSGGLNPPMGDAEYLAAFRTIVMPIAKAFDPNIVLVSAGFDAAIGHPAPLGGYKVSPACFGKMTQQLLSLADGKVVLALEGGYDLAAICDSAQECVRALLGDEPSQLRDEELTRAPCQNAIDTLQKTIAVQMSHWPCVKLNAHTVPMSAIEAGQKERDESDTVSAMASLSMQQPTNLTTTPEHSREVSEEPMEQDDAK encoded by the exons ATGCAGGGCACGGTGAATGTTGGAGAAAACAGAATGTCCAGCGAGCAACCGCGAGCGAGCGCAGTTGCGACCAAAG AAGACGTGGGCTACAGAAGCGTCGACATCGCGTCCGCGTTTACGCATTTACCGCATAAAG aaatggccagggACACACCAGGCTCCCCGATGTCTAGGCCGAGGGACTTGGTCGGCGGTGTTGGCGGTGCTGCGGCCACCTTGACATCCAGCGCGTACCATGCCGCCTCCAGCGATCCAACCACCCTTCACGGTCACGCGCTGCAGCAAAAGATACTCGAG ACGCGGGCTCTCCGCAACGAAATCCGCTCGGGATCGATCGATTCGCGGCGAATCGGCGCAGAAAGAGCAGTGGCGCCTGGAGATCAGCCTGGATCGCGACCTCGAACGATGGACATGTGCTTCCAGTTGCAACAGCACCACCAGCTACAGCAGCAGATCCTGCGGCAACAGTACCAGGCGCAGGAGCGACAGCTGGCGGAGCTGCACGAGCAGCAGATGCATCAGCTGAAG CTCTGGGAGCAGCAGAAGCAGCTGGAGGAGCAGAGGAGGGAGAAGGAGAGGATCGAGGCTCTCAGGAAGAAAGACAAGCACGATCACAGCGCGATCGCGTCGACGGAGGTCAAGCAACGGCTTCAG AGCTTCCTCGTGAATAAGAAGCAAAGGGAGGCTGCTGCCGCGGCGAATGGAGCCGTGCCTGGCACACCTGGATACAGAAGCTG GTTGCAACCGCAATCGGACTCAGCAGGCACCGCGAACGCTTCGCATCCCTACAGGATGCCGCAGGTGTTGCAGGAAAAGTTCGCCGACGATTTCCCCCTTCGAAAAACAG CCTCGGAGCCGAACCTGCTGAAGGTGCGACTTAAGCAACGCGTGGAGAGGAACATGGCCGCGTCGAGAAACTCACCCCTGATGGCACGCCGGAAGGATCGCCTGCTGTCGCACCTCAAGCGGAAATCTCAGCTAGCAA ATACTAGCAGCAATCCGGAGTCTGGGCCTAATTCCCCGCCGACTGTTAACAACTCCCAGGCGAGCCCCACGGCGGGAAGCAACGCAGCGGCGATCCAGGAA GAGGCGGAGAATACTGTGTATGGCGGTGGTTTGACCAGTGGCAGTCAGCAAGGCAGTCTGTCGGACCTATCGCTGTTCAGTTCGCCGTCTATGCCCAACATCTCTTTGGGTAGACCTCATGTTCCATCTAGTACTGGCACG ACTGGGACGAAGCTGGCGACGGTCTCCGAGGCAGAGGTGCGTGCAGCGTTCACAGCGCGCCTGGGCATGCCGCTGACAGGCCAAATGCTGCCTGGTACCCTCCCCTTCTACCCATCCTTGACGGTGATAGAGGGCGAGCCCCCTGCGACTGGCTACGTGCACAAGCAGATGGCGAACCTGGAGCATCCATCAGTGACGAATCGACAACAGCATCCGTCGGTGTACCACGGCGCGGGGGCACCTGCGCCCATCACGGACGCGCAGGTAGCTCACGCGAGGCTGCAAAAGGCTGGTCACCGGCCTTTAGGTA GCAGGACGCAGTCTGCACCCTTACCGCTGGGCCACCCCATGCTGCAGGGCGGCATAATCGCCCCGCAGACCCACTACGAAGAGTACCTGGCCGAGAAGCAGTTGCACGACCAGCAACAAGCGCACAACTACTTGAAGCAGCAGATTCGGCAGACCGTGTTGACGCGGGTCGGGTCAAGGGGTCAGGCGAACCAGCTGGACGAGGCGCCGGAGACGGAGGAGTCCGAGGTGATAGATTTAACTGGAGGGAAGAAGGATCTGTCGGAGGAGAGCGAGATTTCGAAGCAGCAGAGGGATCGAGAACAGTTCCTCCAGCAACAGAGGGATCTGATGATGAGACACACTCTGCAAGTCTCGAACGAGTCGACGGCCTACAGCGGGACTGGCAGGAGCAGCCAGCCGTGCGCGAGACCCCTGTCCAGGGCGCTTTCGAGTCCCTTGGTTCACTTGG GTCCTCAAGCAACTGGCGCTGGCGAGCTGTTTGCTCGATCCTCTTCCCATCGACCCACCACGGGCCTGGCCTACGACCCACTGATGCTGAAGCACGCATGCGTCTGCGGCGAGACGGTTCGGGGTCACCCCGAGCACGGCGGCAGGTTGCAAAGCGTCTGGGCTCGGCTATCAGAGACAGGGTTACTTCAGAGATGCGATCGCATACGGTCGCGTAAGGCGACGCTGGAGGAGATACAGACGTGTCACAGCGAAGCGCACGCTCTTCTTTTCG GGACGAATCCGATGAACCGACAAAAGTTGGACGTGTCGAAGCTCTCTCAACTTCCCATCAAGAGTTTCGTTCGGCTACCCTGCGGCGGAGTTGGCGTCGATTCCGACACGACGTGGAACGAACTGAACACAGCGCCGGCCGCTAGAATGGCTGTGGGCTGCGTGGTCGATCTGGCCCTTAAAACCGCGATGGGGGACATTAAGAACGGGTTCGCCGTCGTGCGGCCACCTGGGCACCACGCGGAGACCAATCAGGCGATGGGTTTCTGCTTCTTCAACTCGGTGGCGATCGCTGCGCGATTGCTCCAGCAGAAGCTCGACGTTCGGAAAATCTTGATCTTGGATTGG GACGTCCACCATGGGAACGGGACGCAGCAGATGTTCTACGACGACCCGCGAGTGTTGTACCTGTCGATACACAGGCACGACGAAGGTAACTTCTTTCCAGGAACTGGTGGTCCGACCGAGTGTGGCGCTGGGGAGGGTCTGGGCTACAATGTGAACGTAGCTTGGTCTGGTGGACTGAACCCGCCAATGGGCGACGCTGAATACCTCGCGGCCTTTCGTACCATCGTGATGCCCATCGCCAAAGCGTTCGATCCCAATATCGTCCTGGTCTCAGCGGGATTCGACGCTGCCATCGGTCATCCTGCTCCCCTCGGCGGATACAAAGTCAGTCCTGCCTGTTTTGGAAAGATGACTCAGCAGCTGCTTAGCCTCGCTGATGGGAAGGTCGTGTTAGCTCTTGAAGGCGGCTACGATCTTGCCGCGATATGCGACTCTGCGCAGGAATGCGTTCGTGCTTTGCTTGGGGACGAGCCCAGCCAGCTTCGCGATGAGGAATTGACTAGGGCCCCTTGCCAGAACGCCATCGACACGCTGCAGAAGACTATTGCTGTTCAG ATGTCGCACTGGCCTTGCGTCAAGCTGAACGCCCACACGGTGCCGATGAGCGCAATAGAAGCTGGGCAAAAGGAGCGTGATGAGTCGGATACGGTATCCGCGATGGCCTCTCTTTCGATGCAACAGCCTACCAATTTAAC GACTACCCCAGAACATTCCCGAGAAGTTTCCGAGGAGCCCATGGAACAAGACGACGCCAAATGA